The following coding sequences are from one Deinococcus arcticus window:
- a CDS encoding FAD-dependent oxidoreductase, giving the protein MNVVVVGAGIAGASAAYFLARGGAAVTVVDAGAHTASHVPSALVNPVRGQSGGVDARALAGMAFTWALLRELEAQGFAIPHGQSGVLRPVPDDRARARFERHLPPELAHVWLKPDESPEPLAPGWAHVLSLPPGGWVDGQALTGALRRASGARAVRGRALGWTAHTVQLLDAAPLHADAVVVCGGSVGRHWTGESATHRMGTLLTLDRAVTRQPVSFGAYLAPAQSGGVLGATFETPAPQWRPDTLPLPSLGWLLGKGLALSDLQGVQVTGRWTGSRLSGLQAGRQADGTWRLSGLSSKGFLLGPLLARDLAAQVLASRGG; this is encoded by the coding sequence TTGAACGTTGTGGTGGTGGGGGCGGGGATTGCCGGGGCTTCGGCGGCCTATTTTCTGGCGCGGGGGGGGGCCGCCGTGACGGTGGTGGACGCCGGCGCCCACACCGCCAGCCACGTGCCCAGCGCCCTGGTCAACCCGGTGCGGGGGCAGTCGGGCGGGGTGGACGCGCGGGCGCTGGCGGGCATGGCGTTCACCTGGGCGCTGCTGCGCGAACTGGAGGCCCAGGGGTTTGCCATTCCCCACGGGCAGAGCGGCGTCTTGCGACCGGTGCCAGATGACCGGGCCCGGGCCCGCTTTGAACGCCATCTGCCGCCTGAGCTGGCCCACGTATGGTTAAAGCCCGACGAATCGCCCGAACCGCTGGCCCCCGGCTGGGCACACGTGCTGTCACTGCCGCCGGGCGGATGGGTGGACGGGCAGGCACTCACCGGGGCGCTGCGGCGGGCCTCGGGGGCGCGGGCCGTGCGCGGGCGGGCGCTGGGCTGGACGGCGCACACGGTTCAGTTGCTGGACGCCGCCCCTCTGCACGCCGACGCCGTGGTGGTCTGCGGCGGCTCGGTGGGCCGCCACTGGACCGGGGAAAGTGCCACCCACCGCATGGGCACCCTGCTGACCCTGGACCGCGCCGTCACCCGGCAGCCGGTCAGTTTCGGGGCGTATCTGGCCCCAGCGCAGAGCGGGGGCGTGCTGGGCGCCACCTTCGAGACCCCTGCGCCGCAGTGGCGGCCCGACACCTTGCCCCTGCCCTCGCTGGGCTGGCTGCTGGGCAAGGGGCTGGCGCTCAGTGACCTGCAGGGTGTTCAGGTCACAGGCCGCTGGACCGGTTCGCGGCTCTCGGGGCTGCAGGCGGGCCGGCAGGCGGACGGCACCTGGCGCCTGAGCGGGCTGAGCAGCAAGGGCTTCCTGCTGGGGCCGCTGCTGGCGCGCGATCTGGCGGCGCAGGTGCTGGCGTCACGCGGCGGGTAA
- a CDS encoding isocitrate/isopropylmalate dehydrogenase family protein has translation MATYRICLIEGDGIGHEVIPAARRVLDAAGFSAEYVHAEAGYEYYLDHGTSVPQATYDAVENTHATLFGAATSPSGEKPAGFFGAIRHLRQKYGLYANVRPTRTRPVPGAYENVDLVIVRENTQGLYVEQERRYGDTAIADTVITKDASLRIGQFAANLAMKRGKRLTVVHKANVLPVTQGLFLNTILDHASGVDGLNTGTMIVDNAAMQLVRNPQQFDVLVMTNMFGDILSDLAAGLVGGLGIAASGNVGDQFGIFESVHGSAPDIAGQGVSNPTATILAAVLMLDHLGDHDTARRIDAAVNKVLTEGPRTRDLGGTAGTEEFTNAVIKALA, from the coding sequence ATGGCGACCTACCGCATCTGTCTCATTGAAGGCGACGGCATTGGCCACGAGGTCATTCCCGCCGCCCGCCGCGTGCTCGACGCCGCTGGCTTCAGCGCCGAATACGTGCACGCCGAGGCCGGCTACGAGTACTACCTGGACCACGGCACCAGCGTGCCCCAGGCCACCTACGACGCCGTGGAAAACACCCACGCCACCCTGTTCGGCGCGGCCACCAGCCCCAGCGGCGAGAAGCCTGCCGGGTTCTTCGGCGCCATTCGCCACCTGCGCCAGAAGTACGGTCTGTACGCCAACGTGCGCCCCACCAGGACCCGCCCGGTGCCCGGCGCCTACGAGAACGTGGACCTCGTGATTGTCCGCGAGAACACCCAGGGCCTGTACGTGGAACAGGAGCGGCGCTACGGCGACACCGCCATTGCCGACACCGTGATCACCAAGGACGCCAGCCTGCGTATTGGCCAGTTCGCCGCCAATCTGGCCATGAAGCGCGGCAAACGGCTGACCGTGGTGCACAAGGCCAATGTGCTGCCCGTGACCCAGGGCCTGTTCCTGAACACCATTCTGGACCACGCCTCAGGCGTGGACGGCCTGAACACCGGCACCATGATCGTGGACAACGCCGCCATGCAGCTGGTGCGCAACCCCCAGCAGTTCGACGTGCTGGTGATGACCAACATGTTCGGGGACATCCTGTCCGACCTCGCCGCCGGTCTGGTGGGCGGCCTGGGCATCGCCGCCAGCGGCAACGTGGGCGACCAGTTCGGGATTTTCGAGAGCGTGCACGGCAGCGCGCCCGACATTGCCGGTCAGGGCGTCAGCAACCCCACCGCCACCATCCTGGCCGCCGTGCTGATGCTGGACCACCTGGGCGACCACGACACCGCCCGCCGCATTGACGCGGCCGTGAACAAGGTCCTGACCGAAGGTCCCCGCACCCGCGACCTGGGCGGCACCGCCGGCACGGAAGAGTTCACGAACGCTGTGATCAAAGCGCTGGCGTAA
- a CDS encoding nitroreductase family protein → MSAPHPLTPPQVTAFYDAHRTVRQYETQPDGSPLPLPPGHLDVLLHAAQRAPTDATAQLYSLIRLTRPAVRARMAELTTNAHMATASEAFVVCADVRRTAQVLAASGRAPGHWPAIAVHFGLGDAVMAGTNLLTAAELLGYQGCWIGGVLNGLGGILDLLKLPPGVLPFAGLTVGRPAETPPQRPRVPRPLVVHTDEYRDGTEEELRAAVAVMNPIAARGDRPGDWARLLGAYFGAGGSMEGREAHLVAALKRQGLWAGEAAAHPPSAQSGHD, encoded by the coding sequence ATGAGTGCACCCCACCCCCTGACCCCGCCGCAGGTCACGGCGTTTTACGATGCCCACCGCACGGTCCGGCAGTATGAAACGCAGCCGGACGGCTCGCCGCTGCCCCTGCCGCCCGGGCATCTGGACGTTCTGCTGCACGCCGCGCAGCGGGCCCCCACCGACGCCACCGCCCAGCTGTATTCCCTGATTCGCCTCACCCGCCCGGCCGTGCGCGCCCGCATGGCCGAACTGACCACGAACGCGCACATGGCCACGGCCAGCGAGGCGTTCGTGGTGTGCGCAGATGTGCGGCGCACCGCCCAGGTGCTGGCGGCCAGTGGCCGCGCGCCCGGTCACTGGCCGGCCATCGCCGTGCATTTCGGTCTTGGGGACGCTGTGATGGCCGGCACCAACCTGCTGACCGCCGCCGAGCTGCTGGGTTACCAGGGCTGCTGGATTGGGGGCGTACTGAACGGCTTAGGCGGCATTCTGGACCTGCTGAAGCTGCCGCCCGGGGTGCTGCCCTTTGCGGGCCTGACCGTGGGCCGCCCGGCCGAAACGCCGCCCCAGCGTCCCCGGGTGCCGCGCCCCCTGGTGGTTCACACCGACGAGTACCGCGACGGCACCGAAGAAGAGCTGAGGGCCGCCGTGGCCGTCATGAACCCCATTGCCGCGCGCGGCGACCGCCCCGGGGACTGGGCGCGGCTGCTGGGCGCCTACTTTGGGGCCGGGGGCAGCATGGAAGGCCGCGAGGCGCATCTGGTGGCCGCCCTGAAACGGCAGGGCCTGTGGGCGGGCGAGGCAGCAGCTCATCCGCCGTCAGCACAGAGTGGCCACGATTGA
- a CDS encoding aldo/keto reductase, whose translation MEYRKLLGTDLTVSAVGFGVWTVGTTWWGVRDEGMGKALLRRAFDLGITFFDNADTYASGRAEELQREALGDVRDQLVIGTKFGYDIYTHPDRPGQQERPHDWSPAHLRRALEGSLKRLGTDRIDYYQLHNPRMDAILRDDLWAELDRAKAEGLILAYGTALGPAQHERQIEEGIASVRDRRAPTQIIYNLLEQALGEQILPVAEEVGVGVMARVPHASGLLEGHMSLDTEFEPGDHRNWRMTTNARRKAWMEDGLQKVEQLQGAFVEGRGRTIGQLAIQFALRSPAMASVLPNIYSEDGLREYAATFDAAPLTDEDFEGIQTLYRANFGMTHDLRGQVVAQ comes from the coding sequence ATGGAATACCGCAAGTTGCTGGGCACCGACCTCACCGTGAGCGCGGTGGGGTTTGGCGTGTGGACCGTGGGCACCACCTGGTGGGGCGTCAGGGACGAGGGCATGGGCAAGGCGCTGCTGAGGCGGGCCTTTGACCTGGGCATCACTTTCTTCGACAACGCCGATACCTACGCCTCGGGCCGCGCCGAGGAGCTGCAGCGCGAGGCCCTGGGGGACGTGCGCGATCAGCTTGTGATTGGCACGAAGTTCGGCTATGACATCTACACCCACCCCGACCGCCCCGGGCAACAGGAGCGCCCCCATGACTGGTCGCCGGCACACCTGCGCCGCGCGCTGGAAGGCAGCCTGAAGCGGCTGGGGACCGACCGCATTGACTACTACCAGCTGCACAACCCGCGCATGGACGCCATCCTGCGCGACGACCTGTGGGCCGAGCTGGACCGGGCCAAGGCCGAGGGCCTGATTCTGGCCTACGGCACCGCCCTGGGCCCGGCCCAGCACGAGCGCCAGATTGAAGAAGGTATTGCCAGCGTGCGTGACCGCCGCGCGCCCACCCAGATCATCTACAACCTGCTGGAACAGGCGCTGGGCGAGCAGATTCTGCCGGTGGCCGAGGAAGTGGGCGTGGGCGTGATGGCCCGCGTGCCGCACGCCTCGGGGCTGCTGGAAGGCCACATGAGCCTGGACACCGAATTCGAGCCCGGCGACCACCGCAACTGGCGCATGACCACCAACGCCCGCCGCAAGGCCTGGATGGAAGACGGACTGCAGAAGGTGGAGCAGTTGCAAGGCGCCTTTGTGGAGGGCCGGGGCCGCACCATTGGCCAGCTGGCGATTCAGTTCGCCCTGCGCTCCCCGGCGATGGCGAGCGTGCTGCCCAACATCTACTCCGAAGACGGCCTGCGCGAGTACGCCGCCACCTTTGACGCCGCGCCCCTGACCGACGAGGACTTTGAAGGCATTCAGACGCTCTACCGCGCCAACTTCGGCATGACCCATGACCTGCGCGGTCAGGTGGTGGCCCAGTGA
- a CDS encoding DUF6915 family protein: MAHPYHHAVSSARTFGGQPEEYLPIHNWFDQTKAHLPDVRHRALLHSSFGIFLCEQVFGATLTLATGRQVPVRLIGEQHVREDMGGEIPTVQDWLGDLPLRPWMTRGAARLSEEGT, translated from the coding sequence ATGGCGCACCCGTACCACCATGCGGTCAGCTCGGCCCGGACCTTTGGCGGACAGCCCGAGGAGTACCTGCCCATTCACAACTGGTTCGACCAGACCAAGGCCCATCTGCCGGACGTCCGCCACCGCGCGCTGCTGCACTCCAGCTTTGGCATCTTCCTGTGCGAGCAGGTGTTTGGCGCCACGCTGACCCTGGCCACAGGCCGGCAGGTGCCCGTGCGCCTGATTGGCGAGCAGCATGTGCGCGAGGACATGGGCGGCGAGATTCCCACCGTGCAGGACTGGCTGGGCGACCTGCCGCTGAGGCCCTGGATGACCCGGGGCGCGGCGCGCCTGAGCGAGGAGGGAACATGA
- a CDS encoding elongation factor G produces the protein MPVRVVSLAGHSGAGKTTLAEALLFRSGAILRAGRVEDGTAHSDHTEAEKAHGFSIQTGVLRLTHAQTSVTVLDTPGYADFVREIRGGIRAADTAAVVVSALGGVEVGTERVWATADRFEMPRLIVVNKMDRERADFFAVLADLRASLKGPVAAAWLPLGQGADFAGVVNVLTGEASPPQATPPALGAALREAREALTDAIVETDDDLMARYLEGEEVGAEELQAAFWRAVHAGTLYPVLPVSAQSGVGVDVLLDLMVRGLRSARERGPLTGVDGQTREPLPDAPFSARVWRVSVDPFVGKLAYVRVWSGTLRPGDTVRNTTQGTEMRVTHLYVPGGKDLTEVPELPAGSIGVLTKLPELHAGDTLADPAHPMQYDPLWLPDPAHTLAIVPLTRADEDRLGAALARLREEDPTLVYSREPQTGEQLLSGMGEMHLNIAVEKLAALGVNVRTSPPRIPYRETIHAPCEAQGKHRKQSGGHGQYGDCRIRIEPGEGFAFRSAVVGGAIPGKYLPSIEKGVQDAMQKGSLAGYPLQDVHVTVLDGSYHDVDSSDIAFRTAGSLALKNALDGARPGLLEPVYQLRVRAPASLTGDLISDLQTRRARVQGMDTSGTVITVTATVPQAELQTYSADLRSLTGDRGAFSVKPHGYQPVPEHLARKIIEARKGELAGA, from the coding sequence ATGCCTGTTCGCGTTGTCAGTCTCGCGGGCCACAGCGGGGCCGGAAAAACCACGCTGGCCGAGGCCCTGCTGTTTCGCAGCGGGGCCATTTTACGCGCGGGGCGCGTGGAGGACGGCACGGCCCACAGCGACCACACCGAGGCCGAAAAGGCGCACGGCTTTTCCATTCAGACCGGGGTGCTGCGCCTGACGCACGCGCAGACCAGCGTCACGGTGCTGGATACGCCAGGCTACGCCGACTTCGTGCGCGAGATCCGGGGCGGTATCCGCGCGGCGGACACGGCAGCCGTGGTCGTGAGCGCCCTGGGCGGTGTGGAGGTGGGCACTGAGCGGGTATGGGCCACCGCCGACCGCTTCGAGATGCCCCGGTTGATCGTGGTGAACAAGATGGACCGTGAGCGCGCCGACTTCTTTGCCGTCCTGGCCGACCTGCGGGCCAGCCTGAAGGGGCCGGTGGCTGCCGCGTGGCTGCCGCTGGGCCAGGGCGCCGACTTTGCGGGTGTGGTGAACGTGCTGACCGGCGAGGCCAGCCCGCCGCAGGCCACGCCGCCCGCCCTGGGCGCCGCCCTGCGTGAGGCGCGCGAGGCCCTGACCGACGCGATTGTGGAAACCGACGACGACCTGATGGCGCGGTATCTGGAGGGTGAAGAGGTGGGCGCCGAGGAGCTGCAGGCGGCCTTCTGGCGCGCCGTGCACGCGGGCACCCTGTACCCGGTGCTGCCGGTGAGCGCCCAGAGCGGGGTGGGCGTGGACGTGCTGCTGGACCTGATGGTGCGCGGTCTGCGCTCGGCCCGCGAGCGCGGTCCCCTGACCGGCGTGGACGGCCAGACGCGCGAGCCCCTGCCGGATGCGCCCTTCAGCGCGCGGGTGTGGCGGGTCTCGGTGGACCCCTTCGTGGGCAAGCTGGCCTACGTGCGCGTCTGGAGCGGCACCCTGCGGCCCGGCGACACGGTGCGCAACACCACCCAGGGCACCGAGATGCGCGTGACGCACCTGTATGTGCCCGGCGGCAAGGACCTGACCGAGGTGCCCGAATTGCCGGCCGGCAGCATCGGCGTGCTGACCAAGCTGCCCGAGCTGCACGCGGGCGACACCCTGGCCGACCCCGCGCACCCCATGCAGTACGATCCGCTGTGGCTGCCCGACCCGGCGCACACGCTGGCCATTGTGCCCCTTACCCGCGCCGACGAGGACCGGCTGGGCGCCGCCCTGGCCCGCTTGCGCGAGGAAGACCCCACCCTGGTGTACAGCCGCGAGCCGCAGACCGGCGAACAGCTGCTCTCCGGCATGGGCGAGATGCACCTGAATATTGCCGTGGAGAAACTGGCGGCCCTGGGCGTGAATGTCAGGACCAGCCCCCCCCGCATTCCCTACCGCGAGACCATTCACGCCCCCTGCGAGGCGCAGGGCAAGCACCGCAAACAGAGCGGTGGGCACGGCCAGTACGGCGACTGCCGCATCCGCATTGAGCCCGGCGAGGGCTTTGCCTTCCGCAGCGCGGTGGTGGGCGGGGCCATTCCCGGCAAGTACCTGCCCAGCATAGAAAAGGGGGTGCAGGACGCCATGCAAAAGGGCTCGCTGGCCGGCTACCCCCTGCAGGACGTGCATGTGACGGTGCTGGACGGCAGCTACCACGATGTGGACAGCAGCGACATTGCCTTTCGCACGGCGGGCAGCCTTGCCCTGAAGAATGCCCTGGACGGCGCGCGGCCCGGCCTGCTGGAGCCGGTGTACCAGCTGCGGGTGCGCGCCCCGGCCAGCTTGACCGGCGACCTGATCAGCGACCTGCAGACCCGCCGCGCCCGCGTGCAGGGCATGGACACCAGCGGCACCGTCATTACGGTCACCGCCACCGTGCCGCAGGCCGAGCTGCAGACCTACAGCGCCGACCTGCGTTCCCTGACCGGGGACCGGGGCGCCTTCAGCGTGAAGCCGCACGGCTACCAGCCGGTTCCGGAGCACCTGGCCAGGAAGATCATTGAGGCCAGAAAGGGCGAGCTGGCCGGGGCGTAG
- a CDS encoding chlorite dismutase family protein — translation MMVDLDPSGQVTQREPDRAQRQFLNYAFFKLDPAFRRLPPAEREELKAEFLAAAQGWVESGAPEQGLIQRPYSLVGVRGDVDFMLWRIAFDVRDFQEAQARLNRTRLMGYLSQPYNFVSMNKRSQYVNRVEGSGHGLEVLPGQGKFLFIYPFVKTRAWYDLTPHSRQGMMDEHIYASGPFKGVRINTSYSYGIDDQEFVVSFDSDHPQEFVDLVHRLRYTEASMYTLQDTPMFTCVKKDLLEVLNDLG, via the coding sequence ATGATGGTGGACCTGGACCCCAGCGGGCAGGTGACGCAGCGGGAACCCGACCGCGCCCAGCGGCAGTTCCTGAACTACGCCTTTTTCAAGCTGGACCCGGCGTTTCGCCGCCTGCCCCCGGCCGAGCGCGAGGAGCTGAAGGCCGAGTTTCTGGCCGCCGCCCAGGGCTGGGTGGAGAGCGGCGCGCCCGAACAGGGCCTGATTCAGCGGCCCTACTCGCTGGTGGGCGTGCGCGGCGACGTGGATTTCATGCTGTGGCGCATTGCCTTTGACGTGCGCGACTTTCAGGAGGCGCAGGCCCGGCTGAACCGCACGCGCCTGATGGGCTACCTGTCGCAGCCCTATAACTTCGTGTCCATGAACAAGCGCAGCCAGTACGTGAACCGCGTGGAAGGCAGCGGGCACGGCCTGGAAGTCCTGCCGGGCCAGGGCAAATTCCTGTTCATCTACCCCTTCGTGAAGACGCGGGCGTGGTACGACCTGACGCCGCACAGCCGCCAGGGCATGATGGACGAGCACATCTACGCCAGCGGCCCCTTCAAGGGCGTGCGGATCAACACCAGCTACTCTTACGGCATTGACGACCAGGAATTCGTGGTGAGCTTCGACTCCGACCACCCGCAGGAATTCGTGGATCTGGTGCACCGCCTGCGCTACACCGAGGCCAGCATGTACACGCTACAGGACACGCCCATGTTCACCTGCGTGAAAAAGGACCTGCTGGAAGTCCTGAACGACCTGGGCTGA
- a CDS encoding trans-sulfuration enzyme family protein encodes MSAPKPAPDLTTLAARAGEEARPNRSAPLVEPIYQSTVYAFADLDDLDRAMSGEEPASFYYRNGTPNAATLERALAALEGTEAALVAGSGMAAISAALLGVLRAGDHVVTDARVYGVTYALLAEEFPRLGIEVSFVDACNHEEVAAAFRPQTRVLHVESLTNPLMTVPDLPALAALAHGRGALLSVDNTFASPAMLRPAEHGADLVTHSVSKYLSGHSAAFGGVVCGRADLMALARTRLLRLGGTMSAFDAWMTLQGLKTLGLRMRAHSGNAQAVADVLVNHPRVKAVYHPGLSDHPQFHLAMDLFPNGFGGMLSAEIEDAPGFVRALAGRIPLAPSLADVVTTLSWPWGTSHRPLPETERRRLGITPGLLRLSIGIEDIGDLLGEFEAALES; translated from the coding sequence GTGAGTGCCCCCAAGCCCGCCCCCGACCTGACCACCCTGGCTGCCCGCGCGGGCGAGGAGGCCCGCCCGAATCGCTCGGCGCCTCTGGTGGAACCCATCTACCAGAGTACCGTGTACGCCTTTGCCGACCTGGACGACCTGGACCGCGCCATGAGCGGCGAGGAGCCCGCGAGCTTCTATTACCGCAACGGCACGCCCAACGCCGCCACACTGGAACGCGCCCTGGCCGCCCTGGAAGGCACCGAGGCCGCGCTGGTGGCGGGCAGCGGCATGGCGGCCATCAGCGCGGCGCTGCTGGGGGTGCTGCGCGCAGGCGACCATGTGGTCACTGACGCCCGCGTGTACGGCGTGACCTACGCCCTGCTGGCTGAGGAGTTTCCGCGCCTGGGCATTGAAGTTTCCTTTGTGGACGCCTGCAACCACGAGGAGGTGGCGGCGGCGTTCCGCCCCCAGACCCGCGTGCTGCACGTGGAGAGCCTGACCAATCCGCTGATGACCGTGCCGGACCTGCCTGCCCTGGCGGCTCTGGCCCACGGGCGCGGCGCCCTGCTGAGCGTGGACAACACCTTCGCCAGCCCCGCCATGCTGCGCCCCGCCGAACACGGCGCCGATCTGGTCACGCATTCGGTCAGCAAGTACCTCAGCGGGCACAGCGCCGCTTTCGGGGGCGTGGTGTGTGGCCGGGCCGACCTGATGGCGCTGGCCCGCACCCGCCTGCTGCGCCTGGGCGGCACCATGAGCGCCTTTGACGCCTGGATGACCCTGCAGGGCCTCAAGACCCTGGGCCTGCGCATGCGCGCCCACAGCGGCAACGCGCAGGCGGTGGCCGACGTGCTGGTTAACCACCCGCGCGTGAAGGCGGTGTACCACCCGGGCCTCTCGGACCACCCGCAGTTTCACCTCGCCATGGACCTCTTCCCGAACGGCTTCGGCGGCATGCTGAGCGCCGAGATTGAGGACGCGCCGGGCTTTGTCAGGGCGCTGGCCGGCCGGATTCCGCTGGCCCCCAGCCTTGCGGACGTGGTCACCACGCTGTCATGGCCCTGGGGCACCTCGCACCGGCCGCTGCCCGAGACAGAGCGCCGCCGCCTGGGCATCACGCCGGGGCTGCTGCGCCTGAGCATTGGCATTGAGGACATTGGCGACCTGCTGGGCGAGTTTGAAGCCGCGCTGGAGAGTTAA
- a CDS encoding threonine aldolase family protein has protein sequence MTPPVIADLRSDTVTTPTPAMREAMAQAPVGDDVYGEDPTVNALQAEVARLTGHEAGLFMPSGSMTNQVAIALHTRRGEEVICAEGSHIYEWELGMMATFSGVVPRFVPAPLGVPAPDDVRAAIRRSIHQSPTGMISLENTHNKAGGTVIAPEVLHQIRAVATGEGLPLHLDGARVYNAAVALGAELREITGMFDTVSVCLSKGLGAPVGSVLTGSAAAMKQAHRYRKMMGGGMRQAGVLAAAALVALQEGPARLAGDHRRARVLAEALVNAGFSVNLAAVQTNIVYATVPDAAGRAATWAERGVLTNALGPQSVRFVLHHQIDDEALDRAIRVLTA, from the coding sequence ATGACCCCGCCCGTGATTGCCGATCTGCGCTCCGATACCGTGACCACGCCCACGCCTGCCATGCGTGAGGCGATGGCCCAGGCCCCGGTGGGCGACGACGTGTACGGCGAGGACCCCACCGTCAACGCCCTGCAGGCCGAGGTGGCCCGCCTGACCGGGCACGAGGCGGGGCTGTTCATGCCGTCGGGCAGCATGACCAATCAGGTGGCGATCGCCCTGCACACCCGCCGGGGCGAGGAGGTGATCTGCGCCGAGGGCTCGCACATCTATGAGTGGGAACTGGGCATGATGGCCACCTTCAGCGGGGTGGTGCCGCGCTTCGTGCCCGCGCCGCTGGGCGTGCCGGCCCCGGACGACGTGCGCGCGGCCATTCGCCGCAGCATTCACCAGTCGCCCACCGGGATGATCAGCCTGGAAAACACCCACAACAAGGCGGGCGGCACGGTCATTGCGCCCGAAGTCCTGCACCAGATTCGCGCGGTGGCCACCGGGGAAGGCCTGCCCCTGCACCTGGACGGCGCGCGGGTGTACAACGCGGCGGTGGCCCTGGGCGCAGAACTGCGCGAGATCACGGGCATGTTCGACACCGTCAGCGTGTGCCTCAGCAAGGGCCTGGGGGCCCCGGTGGGCAGCGTGCTGACGGGCTCGGCGGCGGCCATGAAACAGGCGCACCGCTACCGCAAGATGATGGGCGGCGGCATGCGGCAGGCGGGGGTGCTGGCCGCCGCCGCCCTGGTGGCGCTGCAGGAAGGCCCCGCCCGCCTGGCCGGGGACCACCGCCGCGCCCGCGTGCTGGCCGAGGCGCTGGTGAACGCCGGCTTCAGCGTGAATCTGGCCGCTGTGCAGACGAACATTGTGTACGCCACCGTACCGGACGCGGCGGGCCGTGCGGCGACCTGGGCCGAACGCGGCGTGCTGACCAACGCCCTGGGGCCGCAGTCTGTGCGCTTTGTTCTGCACCACCAGATTGACGATGAGGCGCTGGACCGGGCGATTCGGGTGCTGACGGCGTAA
- the mnmD gene encoding tRNA (5-methylaminomethyl-2-thiouridine)(34)-methyltransferase MnmD, with amino-acid sequence MTHDEPPAYALLPTPDGSRTAFNARYGEAYGSRHGAAAQARHVFVQGTGTHLHPAPRVLEIGFGVGVNGRATLADTARRGARLHYRAYEFDPAPREVLRAVAEGAEGADHPAWTALLAAWPEGGGGRGELEVEAGGATLTVTFADALTAELPRSWATALYLDGFSPSRNPEVWTPDFAARLASTLAPGGVLGTYSAAGHVRRALVAAGLRVERRPGAPGKRECLRAVREVEGGSWAVEEGPL; translated from the coding sequence ATGACCCACGACGAGCCCCCCGCCTACGCCCTGCTGCCCACGCCGGATGGGTCGCGCACGGCGTTCAACGCCCGGTACGGCGAGGCGTATGGGTCGCGGCACGGGGCCGCGGCACAGGCGCGGCATGTGTTCGTGCAGGGCACGGGCACCCACCTTCACCCTGCGCCCCGGGTGCTGGAAATTGGCTTTGGGGTGGGCGTGAATGGCCGGGCCACCCTGGCGGACACGGCGCGGCGCGGCGCGCGGCTGCACTACCGCGCCTATGAATTCGACCCCGCCCCGCGCGAGGTGCTGCGCGCCGTGGCCGAGGGCGCAGAGGGCGCCGACCACCCGGCCTGGACCGCCCTGCTGGCCGCGTGGCCGGAGGGAGGCGGCGGGCGCGGCGAACTGGAGGTCGAGGCGGGGGGCGCCACCCTCACCGTCACCTTTGCCGACGCCCTGACGGCCGAGTTGCCCCGGAGCTGGGCCACCGCGCTGTACCTGGACGGCTTCTCGCCGTCGCGCAACCCCGAGGTCTGGACGCCGGACTTCGCGGCGCGGCTGGCGAGCACCCTGGCGCCGGGCGGCGTGCTGGGCACCTACAGCGCGGCCGGGCATGTGCGCCGGGCCCTGGTGGCAGCGGGGCTGCGTGTGGAACGGCGGCCCGGCGCCCCGGGCAAGCGGGAATGCCTGCGGGCGGTGCGGGAAGTGGAGGGTGGGTCGTGGGCAGTGGAGGAAGGGCCGCTTTGA